One window from the genome of Candidatus Methanomethylicota archaeon encodes:
- a CDS encoding HEPN domain-containing protein yields MLFCILTHIEEYKYLLERSRRFLETAELQLSRGFYDLTVFSLEQALQLYLKAYLLKLELEFTKKWSIRRLLELIYKNTNSEEIRSALVNYAVELGSLEDAYITSRYVAREYCEEEARKLLQTVRGVMGIVGRSIDR; encoded by the coding sequence ATGTTGTTTTGCATTTTGACGCATATTGAGGAGTATAAGTATCTTTTGGAGAGGTCTAGGAGGTTCCTTGAAACTGCTGAGTTGCAATTGAGTAGAGGGTTTTATGATTTAACAGTTTTCAGCCTTGAGCAAGCTCTCCAACTTTATCTCAAAGCATATCTTTTAAAGCTTGAGTTAGAATTCACGAAGAAATGGAGTATTAGAAGGCTTCTTGAACTCATATACAAAAATACGAATTCAGAGGAGATTAGAAGTGCATTAGTGAATTATGCTGTTGAGCTTGGTTCACTTGAAGATGCATATATCACCTCAAGATATGTTGCTAGGGAATACTGTGAGGAGGAGGCTAGAAAACTATTACAAACAGTAAGGGGGGTAATGGGTATTGTGGGAAGATCTATTGATAGATGA
- a CDS encoding nucleotidyltransferase domain-containing protein — translation MWEDLLIDEAKRRREIFENLDEYLKKIVEIVEKIDSNAEVYLFGSVAEGRHLISSDIDILVVSDLHPGKIIAELWSAGIDDPFEIHVITRNMLETYKKRAKLIKLNTTYTNNSQQR, via the coding sequence TTGTGGGAAGATCTATTGATAGATGAGGCTAAGAGGAGAAGGGAGATATTTGAAAATCTGGATGAGTATCTTAAGAAGATAGTTGAAATCGTTGAGAAAATTGACTCCAATGCAGAAGTATACTTGTTTGGCAGTGTAGCTGAGGGAAGACATCTAATCTCAAGCGACATAGACATATTGGTGGTCTCAGATCTCCATCCAGGAAAAATCATTGCAGAACTATGGTCGGCTGGAATAGATGACCCATTCGAAATACACGTTATAACCAGAAATATGCTGGAAACATATAAGAAGAGAGCAAAACTAATCAAACTAAACACCACATACACAAATAATTCCCAGCAAAGGTAA
- a CDS encoding site-specific DNA-methyltransferase: MSVSIERKFGVPEDKVFYRTPDGSVIVINDDFLKVDYIKPNSIDLVVTSPPYNVDIEYEGYRDNIPYEKYLEFTEKWLRRVYEILKPDGRICLNIPLDKSRGRTGEGFQSVYVDVVSIAKRVGFEYFSTIIWNESNISRRTAWGSFASASAPYVIAPVEVIVLLYKHSWKRFEGGDSDITPEEFKEWTLGLWTFQGENPKRVGHPAPFPLELPKRCIKLFSYVGDVVLDPFVGSGTTLVAAYLLRRKAIGIDISRKYCEIARERLIKEAMVNVKRLI, encoded by the coding sequence ATGAGTGTATCTATTGAGAGGAAGTTTGGGGTTCCTGAGGATAAGGTTTTTTATAGGACTCCTGATGGGAGTGTAATTGTAATTAATGATGATTTCCTTAAGGTTGATTACATAAAACCCAATAGCATAGATCTCGTTGTTACTTCGCCACCATATAATGTGGATATTGAGTATGAGGGTTATAGGGATAATATACCCTATGAGAAGTATTTGGAGTTTACGGAGAAGTGGTTGAGGAGGGTTTATGAAATTCTGAAGCCTGATGGTAGGATATGTTTAAACATACCTTTGGATAAGAGTAGGGGGAGGACTGGTGAAGGTTTCCAGAGTGTCTATGTTGATGTGGTTTCAATAGCTAAGAGGGTTGGCTTCGAATATTTCAGCACGATAATATGGAATGAAAGTAATATATCTAGGAGGACGGCTTGGGGTTCCTTTGCATCTGCATCTGCACCATACGTTATAGCCCCAGTGGAGGTGATAGTATTACTCTATAAGCATAGTTGGAAGAGGTTTGAGGGGGGAGATTCAGATATAACGCCTGAAGAATTTAAGGAATGGACTTTGGGTTTATGGACATTTCAAGGTGAAAATCCCAAGAGGGTTGGGCATCCAGCCCCATTCCCCCTAGAACTACCAAAGAGATGTATAAAGCTCTTCTCATATGTTGGGGATGTGGTGTTAGACCCATTCGTAGGTAGTGGAACGACACTTGTAGCCGCATACCTATTGAGGAGGAAGGCGATAGGCATCGATATCAGTAGGAAGTATTGTGAAATAGCCAGAGAGAGGCTGATAAAGGAGGCTATGGTAAACGTGAAGAGGCTAATTTAA